In Ipomoea triloba cultivar NCNSP0323 chromosome 15, ASM357664v1, one genomic interval encodes:
- the LOC116007656 gene encoding protein NRT1/ PTR FAMILY 8.2-like, which produces MEEIREEDDDHTTKDGTVDIRNEPADKTKTGTWKACPFILGTEGCERLAYYGMSTNLVNYLRQQLDQNNVTASKTVTNWQGTCYATPLLGAFLADSYLGRYRTIACFSTLYVLGMALLTMSASIKGLKPACDKEACHPTGVQSAICYVALYLIAFGTGGIKPCVSAFGADQFDDNDTKEKETKSSFFNYFYLAINMGALFATSALVWLQTHVGWGWGFGIPAVTMAISVLFFYAGTRLYRFQTPGGSPLTRILQVLVASIGKTRVRAPADKSLLYETNDIESNIRGSRKLEYTYKFRFLDKAAIETEHDRRDRGRVSPWKLCTVTQVEELKCIISLLPVWTTGIVFCAVYSQVSTMFVLQGNTLDQHIGPYFKIPSASLSIFDTISVIFWTPVYDQIIIRIARHFTGNERGFTTLQRMGAGLAISIFSMVSAGLLELYRLAYVRKINGYDLDTIPISIFWQIPQYFLVGCAEVFTFIGQLEFFYDEAPDAMRSICAALALMTNALGNYLSTLLVMVVTKVTTRHGQLGWITDNLNRGHLDYFYGLLAILSAVNFIFYLWIAKLYTYKKAVPIPS; this is translated from the exons ATGGAGGAAATCAGGGAAGAAGACGATGATCACACGACCAAGGATGGAACAGTGGATATACGTAACGAGCCTGCTGATAAAACTAAAACTGGAACATGGAAGGCCTGCCCGTTTATTCTTG GCACGGAGGGATGTGAGAGGTTGGCGTACTACGGTATGAGCACTAATTTAGTGAACTATCTTCGTCAACAGCTCGACCAAAATAATGTGACGGCATCAAAGACGGTCACGAATTGGCAAGGAACCTGCTACGCGACACCTTTGCTGGGTGCCTTCCTGGCTGATTCCTACCTCGGAAGATATCGAACCATTGCCTGTTTTTCTACCCTTTATGTCCTC GGAATGGCTTTGTTAACCATGTCTGCTTCCATCAAAGGGCTAAAACCAGCGTGTGACAAGGAGGCTTGCCACCCGACAGGGGTGCAATCTGCAATATGCTATGTTGCACTCTACCTAATTGCTTTCGGAACTGGTGGGATCAAACCATGCGTCTCCGCCTTCGGGGCTGACCAATTTGATGACAACGACACAAAGGAAAAGGAAACCAAGAGTTCCTTTTTCAACTACTTTTACCTAGCAATCAATATGGGTGCTCTGTTTGCTACCTCGGCTCTCGTGTGGCTTCAAACCCATGTGGGATGGGGATGGGGGTTTGGCATTCCGGCAGTCACCATGGCAATTTCAGTGCTGTTCTTCTACGCAGGTACTCGCCTTTATAGGTTCCAAACGCCCGGAGGAAGTCCCCTCACTCGAATATTGCAGGTTTTGGTTGCATCTATTGGGAAAACCCGCGTAAGAGCCCCTGCTGATAAGTCTCTTCTTTATGAGACTAACGATATAGAATCCAACATCAGGGGGAGTCGCAAACTCGAGTACACCTATAAGTTTag GTTCTTGGACAAGGCTGCAATAGAAACGGAACATGATAGGAGGGATAGAGGAAGAGTGAGTCCATGGAAGCTTTGCACCGTGACACAAGTGGAGGAGTTAAAATGCATCATTAGCTTGCTTCCCGTATGGACCACCGGAATAGTCTTCTGCGCGGTGTACAGCCAAGTGAGCACCATGTTCGTGCTGCAAGGCAACACCTTGGACCAGCACATCGGCCCCTACTTCAAGATCCCCTCCGCCTCGCTCAGCATTTTCGACACCATCAGCGTCATCTTCTGGACGCCCGTCTACGACCAAATCATCATCCGCATCGCCCGCCACTTCACCGGAAACGAACGAGGATTCACCACTCTCCAGCGGATGGGAGCCGGCCTGGCCATCTCCATATTCTCCATGGTCTCCGCCGGGCTTCTCGAGCTCTACCGGCTCGCCTACGTGAGGAAGATCAACGGCTACGATCTAGATACCATCCCCATATCCATCTTCTGGCAAATCCCGCAGTATTTTCTCGTGGGATGCGCGGAGGTTTTCACGTTTATTGGACAGCTAGAGTTCTTCTACGATGAGGCGCCTGATGCTATGAGAAGCATATGCGCCGCCCTGGCTCTGATGACTAATGCCTTGGGGAACTATCTTAGTACGCTTCTCGTTATGGTGGTCACTAAGGTCACCACTCGGCACGGGCAGCTTGGGTGGATTACGGATAACTTGAACCGCGGCCATCTCGACTATTTCTACGGCCTTTTGGCTATCCTCAGTGCTGTTAACTTCATTTTTTACCTCTGGATTGCTAAGCTTTACACTTACAAGAAGGCGGTACCGATTCCATCATGA